A single Mixta calida DNA region contains:
- a CDS encoding glucose 1-dehydrogenase → MQRDFHNRTVVITGACRGIGAGIAERFARDGARLVMVSNSERVEETAAQLRQRYQADILALQADVTDEEQVRALYEQAAARFGTIDVSIQNAGVITIDYFDRMPKADFEKVLAVNTTGVWLCCREAAKYMVKQNQGCLLNTSSGQGRQGFIYTPHYAASKMGVIGITQSLAHELAPWNITVNAFCPGIIESEMWDYNDRVWGEILSSEQKRYGKGELMAEWVEGIPLKRAGKPEDVAGLVAFLASDDARYITGQTINVDGGLIMS, encoded by the coding sequence ATGCAAAGAGATTTCCATAACAGGACCGTCGTCATCACCGGCGCGTGCCGCGGCATCGGCGCCGGCATCGCAGAGCGCTTCGCGCGCGACGGCGCCAGGCTGGTGATGGTGTCGAACTCAGAACGCGTAGAGGAGACGGCGGCGCAGCTGCGTCAGCGCTATCAGGCGGATATCCTCGCTTTACAGGCGGATGTCACCGATGAAGAACAGGTTCGCGCGCTCTATGAGCAGGCGGCCGCACGCTTCGGCACGATTGACGTGTCAATTCAGAACGCAGGCGTGATTACCATTGATTACTTTGACCGTATGCCGAAAGCGGATTTCGAAAAAGTGCTGGCGGTCAACACTACCGGCGTCTGGCTCTGCTGCCGTGAAGCCGCAAAGTATATGGTTAAACAGAATCAGGGTTGCCTGCTTAACACCTCTTCCGGTCAGGGGCGTCAGGGCTTTATTTACACTCCGCATTACGCCGCCAGCAAAATGGGCGTGATCGGCATTACGCAGAGCCTGGCGCACGAACTCGCGCCGTGGAATATCACCGTCAACGCCTTCTGCCCCGGCATTATTGAAAGCGAAATGTGGGACTACAACGATCGCGTCTGGGGCGAGATTCTTAGCTCTGAACAGAAGCGCTACGGTAAAGGCGAGCTGATGGCGGAATGGGTTGAGGGCATCCCGCTGAAACGCGCGGGTAAACCTGAAGACGTCGCCGGTCTGGTCGCTTTTCTGGCGTCGGACGATGCGCGCTATATCACCGGACAAACCATTAACGTTGACGGCGGCCTGATCATGTCATGA
- a CDS encoding ABC transporter permease → MNQKYMIYMYLLKARTFIALLLVIAFFSVMVPNFLTLSNLLIMTQHVAITALLAIGMTLVILTGGIDLSVGAVAGICGMVAGALLTNGLPLWNGQIIFFNVPEVILWTTLFGVAVGLINGAVITRFGVAPFICTLGMMYVARGAALLFNNGGTYANLNGIDALGNTGFATLGSGTLLGIYFPIWLMLAFLLLGFWLTTKTPLGRYIYAIGGNESAARLAGVPIVKVKVFVYAFSGLCAALVGLIVASQLQTAHPMTGNMFEMDAIGATVLGGTALAGGRGRVSGSIIGAFVIVFLADGMVMMGVSDFWQMVIKGVVIVTAVVVDQFQQRLQNKVILLRRHEVRQASKEQMNTTAKSTVSG, encoded by the coding sequence ATGAACCAGAAATATATGATTTATATGTATCTGCTGAAGGCCAGAACCTTTATTGCGCTGCTGCTGGTTATCGCCTTCTTCAGCGTGATGGTGCCGAATTTTCTGACGCTCTCTAATCTGCTGATTATGACGCAGCATGTGGCGATCACCGCGCTGCTGGCTATCGGCATGACGTTAGTGATCCTGACGGGCGGCATCGATCTGTCGGTCGGCGCGGTCGCCGGCATCTGCGGCATGGTGGCGGGCGCGCTGTTGACCAACGGCCTGCCGCTCTGGAACGGACAGATTATCTTTTTCAACGTGCCGGAAGTGATCCTGTGGACCACGCTGTTCGGCGTGGCGGTCGGGCTGATTAACGGCGCGGTCATCACCCGCTTCGGCGTGGCGCCTTTTATCTGCACGCTCGGCATGATGTACGTCGCCAGAGGCGCCGCGCTGCTGTTCAACAACGGCGGCACTTACGCCAATCTCAACGGCATCGATGCGCTGGGCAACACCGGTTTCGCCACGCTCGGTTCCGGCACTCTGCTCGGCATCTATTTTCCCATCTGGCTGATGCTCGCCTTCCTGCTGCTGGGCTTCTGGCTCACCACCAAAACACCGCTTGGCCGCTATATCTACGCCATCGGCGGCAATGAATCCGCCGCGCGTCTTGCTGGCGTGCCGATCGTTAAGGTGAAAGTTTTCGTTTACGCCTTTTCGGGACTTTGCGCCGCGCTGGTGGGGCTGATCGTCGCTTCTCAGCTGCAAACCGCGCACCCCATGACCGGCAATATGTTTGAGATGGACGCCATTGGCGCCACCGTACTGGGCGGCACCGCGCTGGCCGGAGGACGCGGGCGCGTGTCGGGTTCAATCATCGGCGCCTTCGTGATTGTTTTCCTGGCCGACGGCATGGTGATGATGGGCGTCAGCGATTTCTGGCAGATGGTGATTAAGGGCGTCGTCATCGTCACCGCCGTCGTGGTCGATCAGTTCCAGCAGCGTCTGCAAAACAAAGTGATCTTATTGCGCCGCCATGAGGTTCGCCAGGCGTCCAAAGAGCAAATGAATACGACCGCCAAATCAACCGTTTCGGGCTAG
- a CDS encoding SDR family oxidoreductase, protein MIKKDFAQQLFSLTGRVAFVTGAGSGIGQTIAIALASAGAKVACFDLRQDGGLAETVKRIEEIEGDACAFTGDVRQLSDLRDAIATVKERYGCLDVAVNAAGIANANPALEMESEQWQQVIDINLTGVWNACKAEAELMTQSGGGSIINIASMSGVIVNRGLEQAHYNCSKAGVIHLSKSLAMEWVDKNIRVNSISPGYTATPMNTRPEMVHQTQAFESQTPMQRMARVDEMAGPALFLASDAASFCTGVDLLVDGGFVCW, encoded by the coding sequence ATGATAAAGAAAGATTTTGCGCAGCAGCTGTTCAGCCTGACCGGACGCGTTGCTTTTGTTACCGGCGCCGGAAGCGGCATCGGACAAACTATCGCTATCGCCCTGGCCAGCGCGGGCGCGAAAGTGGCCTGCTTCGATTTACGTCAGGATGGCGGGCTGGCTGAAACCGTGAAGCGTATTGAAGAGATAGAGGGCGACGCCTGCGCCTTTACCGGCGATGTACGCCAGCTGTCCGACTTGCGTGACGCCATCGCCACGGTAAAAGAACGCTATGGATGTCTCGACGTGGCGGTCAATGCTGCCGGCATCGCTAACGCCAATCCAGCGCTGGAAATGGAAAGCGAACAGTGGCAGCAGGTGATCGATATTAACCTGACCGGCGTCTGGAACGCCTGTAAAGCGGAGGCGGAACTGATGACGCAGTCGGGCGGCGGCTCGATTATCAATATCGCCTCCATGTCTGGCGTTATCGTCAATCGCGGGCTGGAACAGGCGCACTACAATTGCTCCAAAGCGGGCGTGATCCATTTATCAAAAAGCCTGGCGATGGAGTGGGTAGATAAAAACATTCGCGTTAACAGCATCAGCCCAGGCTATACGGCGACGCCGATGAATACGCGTCCTGAAATGGTGCATCAGACGCAGGCCTTTGAAAGCCAGACGCCGATGCAACGCATGGCGCGCGTGGACGAGATGGCAGGTCCCGCGCTGTTTCTCGCCAGCGACGCGGCCTCATTTTGCACCGGCGTGGATCTGCTGGTCGACGGCGGCTTCGTCTGCTGGTAA
- a CDS encoding putative hemolysin, whose protein sequence is MKKSLMSLAVMLLAGCGGHASRPAAPQKIGTPNPASVYCVQQGGKVEMEKSPEGVIGYCHLPDGTRVEEWTLFRQNNAKKP, encoded by the coding sequence ATGAAAAAGAGCCTGATGTCTTTAGCGGTAATGCTGCTTGCCGGCTGCGGCGGTCATGCTTCGCGCCCGGCCGCCCCGCAAAAAATCGGCACGCCTAACCCGGCTTCCGTTTACTGCGTGCAGCAGGGCGGAAAAGTGGAAATGGAAAAGAGTCCCGAGGGTGTAATCGGTTACTGTCATTTGCCTGACGGCACACGGGTTGAAGAGTGGACGCTTTTTCGGCAAAACAACGCCAAAAAGCCCTAA
- a CDS encoding sugar porter family MFS transporter, which yields MSYVNNSLDIADTHRRKVRRMNLFISFSAALAGLLFGLDIGVISGALPFITHHFSLTSHQQEWVVSSMMLGAALGALCNGWVSSRLGRKYSLMAGAILFILGSLGSAFANSLEVLLAARVVLGVAVGIASYTAPLYLSEMASENIRGRMISMYQLMITFGILLAFLSDTALSYSGNWRAMLGVLALPAVVLFAMVIFLPNSPRWLAAKGLHIEAEEVLRMLRDTSDKAREELNEIRQSLQMKQGGWTLFRRNGNVRRAVFLGMLLQAMQQFTGMNIIMYYAPQIFKMAGFSNTQQQMMATVVVGLTFMLATLIAVFTVDKAGRKPVLKIGFTVMAFATLVLGYCLMQAGRGEITTGLSWLSVGMTMMCIAGYAMSAAPVVWILCSEIQPLKCRDFGITCSTTTNWIANMIIGATFLTLLDTIGAAGTFWLYTGFNLAFVVITFWLIPETKNVTLEHIEKNLMSGKKLRDLGQ from the coding sequence ATGTCTTATGTTAACAACAGCTTAGATATTGCCGATACGCACAGACGCAAGGTGCGTCGTATGAATCTGTTTATCTCTTTTTCCGCCGCGCTGGCTGGCCTGCTGTTCGGGCTGGATATCGGCGTGATTTCAGGCGCGCTGCCCTTTATTACCCACCATTTTTCCCTTACCAGCCATCAGCAGGAGTGGGTAGTGAGCAGCATGATGCTCGGCGCGGCGCTGGGCGCGCTCTGCAACGGCTGGGTCTCCTCGCGCCTGGGCCGCAAATACAGCCTGATGGCGGGCGCGATCCTGTTTATTCTCGGCTCGCTCGGTTCGGCGTTCGCCAATAGCCTGGAGGTGCTGCTGGCGGCGCGCGTGGTACTGGGCGTCGCGGTCGGTATCGCCTCCTATACCGCCCCGCTCTACCTTTCTGAAATGGCGAGCGAAAATATTCGCGGCAGAATGATCAGCATGTACCAGCTAATGATCACTTTCGGCATCCTGCTGGCCTTTCTCTCTGACACCGCGCTGAGCTATAGCGGCAACTGGCGCGCCATGCTCGGCGTGCTGGCGCTGCCGGCTGTGGTACTGTTCGCCATGGTGATCTTCCTGCCCAACAGCCCGCGCTGGCTGGCGGCAAAGGGACTGCATATCGAAGCGGAAGAGGTGTTGCGCATGCTGCGCGATACGTCGGATAAAGCGCGCGAGGAGCTGAATGAGATTCGTCAGAGCCTGCAAATGAAACAGGGCGGCTGGACGCTGTTCCGCCGCAACGGCAACGTGCGACGCGCGGTGTTCCTCGGCATGCTGTTGCAGGCGATGCAGCAATTTACCGGCATGAACATCATTATGTACTACGCGCCGCAGATCTTTAAAATGGCGGGCTTCAGCAATACCCAGCAGCAGATGATGGCGACAGTGGTGGTCGGCCTGACCTTTATGCTGGCGACGCTGATTGCGGTATTTACCGTTGATAAAGCAGGCCGCAAGCCGGTGCTGAAAATCGGCTTTACTGTGATGGCGTTCGCCACGCTGGTGCTCGGCTACTGCCTGATGCAGGCGGGCCGGGGCGAGATCACTACTGGCCTTTCCTGGCTTTCGGTCGGCATGACGATGATGTGCATCGCCGGTTACGCCATGAGCGCTGCGCCGGTGGTCTGGATCCTCTGTTCGGAAATTCAGCCGCTGAAATGCCGCGATTTCGGCATCACCTGCTCGACCACCACCAACTGGATCGCCAATATGATTATCGGCGCGACCTTCCTGACGCTGCTGGACACCATCGGCGCGGCGGGCACTTTCTGGCTCTATACCGGCTTTAATTTGGCGTTTGTGGTCATTACCTTCTGGCTTATCCCGGAAACTAAAAACGTGACGCTGGAGCATATCGAGAAGAACCTGATGTCGGGCAAGAAGCTGCGCGACCTGGGGCAATAA
- the mltB gene encoding lytic murein transglycosylase B: MRHPGILLPLIVLLAACSSKPSSPPPTQTGNPFLGDGGFLLKPSHEIQPLSGDFSGNPAAERFIDKMVQEHGFNRQQLHSVLAQTKRLDWVLRLMDRQAPTPSYQGPTGPNGAWIRYRNKFITPDNVQKGVAFWNQYQDALQRAQREYGVPPEIIVGIIGVETRWGRVMGKTRIIDALATLSFAYPRRAEYFTSELETFLLMARKEGDDPLDLRGSYAGAMGYGQFMPSSEKLYAVDFNGDGHTNLWDPVDAIGSVANYFKQHGWQAGETVAIPASGQAPGLETGFKTRYSLANLAAAGLRPQAPINGNPQVSLLRFDMGKSYQYWYGLPNFYVITRYNHSNHYAMAVWQLGEAVGLAR; the protein is encoded by the coding sequence ATGCGTCATCCTGGCATCCTCTTACCGCTGATTGTATTACTGGCTGCCTGTAGCAGCAAACCTTCCTCCCCACCGCCAACGCAGACCGGCAACCCGTTTCTGGGCGACGGCGGCTTTTTACTCAAGCCCAGCCATGAGATCCAGCCGCTGAGCGGCGACTTCTCCGGTAATCCGGCGGCGGAGCGCTTTATCGATAAAATGGTGCAGGAGCATGGCTTCAACCGTCAGCAGCTGCACAGCGTGCTGGCGCAAACCAAACGTCTCGACTGGGTGCTGCGCCTGATGGATCGCCAGGCGCCGACCCCCAGCTATCAGGGACCAACGGGGCCTAACGGCGCCTGGATTCGCTATCGCAATAAGTTCATTACGCCGGACAACGTGCAAAAAGGCGTGGCGTTCTGGAACCAGTATCAGGATGCGCTCCAGCGCGCGCAGCGCGAATATGGCGTGCCGCCCGAAATCATTGTCGGCATTATCGGCGTGGAAACCCGCTGGGGCCGCGTAATGGGCAAAACCCGTATTATCGACGCGCTGGCGACGCTCTCTTTCGCCTATCCACGTCGCGCGGAATATTTCACCAGCGAGCTGGAAACCTTTCTATTGATGGCGCGTAAAGAGGGCGACGATCCGCTGGATTTACGCGGCTCCTACGCGGGCGCGATGGGTTACGGCCAGTTTATGCCCTCATCGGAAAAGCTCTACGCGGTGGATTTCAACGGCGACGGCCACACTAACCTTTGGGACCCGGTCGACGCCATCGGCAGCGTGGCGAACTATTTCAAACAGCACGGCTGGCAGGCGGGCGAAACGGTCGCCATACCGGCCAGCGGACAGGCGCCTGGCCTGGAAACCGGCTTTAAAACCCGTTACAGCCTCGCAAATCTGGCCGCGGCGGGATTGCGTCCTCAGGCGCCGATCAACGGCAATCCGCAGGTCAGCCTGCTGCGCTTCGATATGGGCAAGTCTTATCAGTACTGGTACGGGCTGCCTAACTTCTACGTGATCACCCGCTATAACCACAGTAACCACTATGCGATGGCGGTCTGGCAGCTGGGCGAAGCGGTAGGGCTGGCGCGATAA
- the eco gene encoding serine protease inhibitor ecotin, which translates to MKNIAIALSALFIASSAWAGAKSDAGPHAKLESVAPYPAAEKGQIRQVIYLPPQQNEERYKVELLIGKTLERDCNRVMLGAETEQRTLEGWGYDYLVVKRLTPPASTQMMCADKRKHREFIAANLQQGLLRYNSKLPIVVYTPADVEVKYRLWQADPAIADAVKQ; encoded by the coding sequence ATGAAAAATATTGCTATTGCGCTTAGCGCGTTATTTATCGCCTCTTCGGCATGGGCCGGAGCTAAATCCGATGCGGGACCGCATGCGAAACTGGAAAGCGTGGCGCCTTATCCGGCTGCGGAGAAAGGACAGATCAGGCAGGTGATTTATCTGCCGCCCCAGCAGAATGAAGAGCGCTATAAAGTGGAGCTGCTGATAGGCAAAACGCTGGAGCGAGACTGCAACCGGGTAATGCTGGGCGCGGAAACCGAGCAGCGCACGCTGGAAGGCTGGGGATATGACTATCTGGTGGTTAAGCGTCTCACGCCGCCTGCATCAACGCAGATGATGTGCGCGGATAAGCGCAAACATCGTGAATTTATCGCTGCTAATCTTCAGCAAGGTCTGCTGCGTTATAACAGCAAGCTGCCGATCGTGGTGTATACGCCTGCTGACGTTGAGGTGAAATACCGTCTCTGGCAGGCCGATCCCGCCATCGCCGACGCTGTGAAACAGTAA